In one Pungitius pungitius chromosome 13, fPunPun2.1, whole genome shotgun sequence genomic region, the following are encoded:
- the ndnfl gene encoding protein NDNF gives MGLASLSWCLAAALALFCGPPWPQATSAPAPENEVPLRPTAWVPEGKITSVVLPKGRTRRLYFTLKKKAPAMSVMVSPCDLPIEWSLAARTLKDKPLKSLQWSTKKSTPEVWWRGPGTEEKMHGFTGHAVNTYEGPSHPRATIYILRLRAKQQATRATVYLREGRGPSGAFPLLPADPRVHTLGVGMTSVTLSWAPSASLAGLPPAQESYDYCVLANSRRNYPSLCAAGAGAGAKLEQKREERKEGRRRVTAWPILKEWWWKQWDPEDPEPRSPPPSLAAADGGHNPGLRCACRGTESVCTVSELLPDTRYYFDVFVVDRLNGTSAAYGGTFARTHEEARAAVGALREGELRWVTLGDGGPDSRQVFSFRPRGWQQSGLLALQRCGGAGKVTVTVSSKGEVLTSQAVGGDLVHIWLQGSPSYLIRLEGEGSGANPVLPGGLAASVKMQASSAYHRREVPSLPSTLQVKSFNRLRGCNTVTLAWMGTEERSLYCVYRRTLGEREAAAGGASALTAPCLGPESRPDAERVLCKYFQELNPRRAVTTAVIGGLEPGTAYVFDVYLMRRWGIPVMYASKMVKTRREC, from the exons ATGGGCCTCGCGTCCCTGTCCTGGTGCCTCGCTGCGGCTCTGGCTCTGTTTTGTGGCCCTCCGTGGCCCCAGGCCACCTCCGCCCCGGCGCCCGAGAACGAGGTGCCGCTCCGCCCCACGGCGTGGGTCCCAGAGGGAAAGATCACCTCGGTCGTTCTCCCCAAAGGACGGACCCGCAG GCTGTACTTCACGCTGAAGAAGAAGGCTCCGGCCATGTCGGTGATGGTCAGCCCCTGTGACCTCCCCATCGAATGGAGCTTGGCGGCGCGCACCCTGAAGGACAAACCCCTCAAGAGCCTGCAGT GGAGCACCAAGAAGAGCACGCCTGAGGTGTGGTGGCGAGGTCCCGGGACTGAGGAGAAGATGCACGGCTTCACGGGCCATGCGGTCAACACCTACGAGGGTCCTTCCCATCCCCGGGCTACCATCTACATCCTGAGGCTGCGCGCCAAGCAGCAGGCCACCAGAGCCACAGTGTACCTCCGTGAAGGCCGGGGCCCCTCGGGcgccttccccctcctcccggcCGACCCCCGGGTTCACACGCTAGGCGTGGGCATGACCAGCGTCACCCTCAGCTGGGCGCCGAGCGCCTCCCTCGCCGGCCTCCCGCCCGCGCAGGAGAGCTACGACTACTGCGTCCTGGCCAACTCTCGGCGGAACTACCCGAGCCTCTGCGCCGCGGGCGCCGGCGCCGGAGCAAAGCTAGAGCAGAAACGGGAGGAGCGCAAGGAGGGCCGCAGGAGGGTGACGGCGTGGCCCATTCTGAAAGAGTGGTGGTGGAAGCAGTGGGACCCCGAGGACCCGGAGCCCCGGAGTCCACCTCCCTCGCTCGCCGCCGCCGACGGCGGCCACAACCCTGGCCTCCGGTGTGCGTGTCGGGGGACGGAGAGCGTCTGCACCGTCTCGGAGCTCCTGCCCGACACGCGGTATTACTTTGACGTCTTCGTGGTGGACAGGCTGAATGGGACCAGCGCGGCGTACGGGGGGACGTTTGCCCGGACGCACGAGGAGGCCCGGGCGGCTGTCGGCGctctgagagagggggagctgAGGTGGGTGACCCTCGGCGACGGGGGCCCCGACTCGCGGCAGGTCTTCAGTTTCCGGCCGCGGGGCTGGCAGCAGAGCGGCCTCCTCGCCCTGCAGCGCTGCGGCGGGGCCGGAAAGGTCACGGTCACGGTGTCCAGTAAAGGTGAGGTGTTGACCTCGCAGGCTGTCGGAGGAGATTTAGTGCACATTTGGCTCCAGGGAAGCCCGTCCTACCTCATCCGCTTGGAGGGAGAAGGAAGCGGCGCCAACCCGGTCCTGCCGGGAGGTCTGGCGGCCTCGGTCAAGATGCAGGCCTCCTCTGCGTACCACCGCAGGGAGGTGCCGTCGCTGCCCTCCACCTTGCAGGTAAAATCCTTCAACCGGTTGCGGGGTTGCAACACCGTCACCCTGGCGTGGATGGGCACAGAAGAAAGGAGTCTGTACTGCGTGTACCGCAGAACGCTGGGAGAGCGCGAAGCTGCGGCGGGGGGAGCATCGGCGCTAACGGCGCCCTGTCTGGGACCGGAGTCCCGCCCCGACGCCGAGAGGGTGCTCTGCAAGTACTTCCAGGAGCTAAATCCGCGGCGGGCCGTCACCACAGCTGTGATCGGGGGCCTGGAGCCAGGGACGGCCTATGTGTTTGATGTCTACCTAATGAGACGCTGGGGGATCCCCGTCATGTACGCCAGTAAGATGGTGAAGACCAGAAGGGAGTGCTGA
- the dnajc9 gene encoding dnaJ homolog subfamily C member 9 has translation MGLLERCQELFKTSNLYEVLAVNKEATETEIRRSYYKVSLKVHPDRAPEDPQATEKFQVLGKLYAVLSDKEQRAVYDEQGAVDEESDVLKQDRCWEDHWRLLFPKITVKDILEFEKKYKGSEEERKDVLQLYVQHEGNMDAIADSAMCCSQEDEPRLRGLIQAAIQSGEVTEFPAFTQETDKKKRARRKRADRERQEAEEMQKEMGLGDEDESLVMMLQQKQKSREQNFTSFLSDLEAKYSQKSGSKRGKRGKK, from the exons ATGGGTTTGCTCGAGCGCTGCCAGGAGCTCTTCAAGACCTCAAACTTGTACGAGGTGCTGGCCGTCAACAAAGAGGCAACCGAGACTGAGATCCGGAGGAGTTACTACAAAGTGTCGCTGAAGGTCCACCCGGACCGGGCTCCCGAAGACCCGCAGGCCACCGAGAAATTCCAG GTGTTGGGCAAGCTGTATGCGGTGCTGAGTGATAAAGAGCAGAGAGCGGTCTACGACGAGCAGGGGGCGGTAGATGAAGAGTCTGACGTCCTGAAGCAGGACCGCTGCTGGGAAGACCACTGGAGACTGCTCTTCCCCAAG ATTACGGTGAAGGATATCCTTGaatttgagaagaaatataagggctctgaagaggagaggaaggacgtGCTCCAGCTGTATGTGCAGCACGAGGGGAACATGGACGCCATCGCAGACTCTGCAATGTGCTGCTCCCAGGAAGATGAGCCGAGGCTCCGCGGCCTCATCCAGGCCGCCATCCAAAGCGGAGAGGTCACAGAGTTTCCGGCGTTCACGCAGGAGACGGACAAAAAGAAGAGGGCTCGTAGGAAGAGG GCTGATAGGGAGCGACAGGAAGCAGAAGAGATGCAGAAAGAGATGGGGCTCGGTGATGAGGATGAAAGTCTCGTCATGATGCTCCAG caaaaacaGAAGTCCAGAGAGCAGAATTTCACCAGTTTTCTCTCTGACCTGGAGGCAAAATACTCCCAAAAAAGTGGGtccaaaagaggaaaaagaggaaagaaataa